From the Prunus dulcis chromosome 4, ALMONDv2, whole genome shotgun sequence genome, one window contains:
- the LOC117626268 gene encoding fe(2+) transport protein 1-like, with protein sequence MATKSHLKLTPIIFIIFISILTPQVHSESDECGSETNSCNDKSGAVPLKVIAITTILVTSMIGVSLPLVTRSIPALHPDRNLFVIVKCFAAGIILATGFMHVLPDSFDMLSSNCLKENPWHKFPFSGFVAMLSAIVTLMVDSMATSIYSKRCRTGVIPDNGTVAAVEVDQEMAAVGAGHGHFHAHSHDIVKGGNEDSQLPRYRVVAMVLELGIIVHSVVIGLSLGASNNTCTIKGLVAALCFHQMFEGMGLGGCILQAEYKFMKKAIMVFFFSTTTPFGIAIGMALTKSYKENSPRSLITVGLLNASSAGLLIYMALVDLLAADFMGPKLQRSIKLQIKSYMAVLLGAGGMSVLAKWA encoded by the exons ATGGCCACCAAGTCACATTTGAAGCTCACCCCaattatcttcatcatcttcatctccatTCTCACTCCCCAAGTCCATTCAGAGTCTGATGAATGCGGCTCAGAAACCAACTCCTGCAATGACAAGTCTGGAGCTGTGCCGCTCAAAGTCATAGCCATCACCACAATTTTGGTCACGAGCATGATCGGGGTGTCCTTGCCTCTTGTTACTCGTTCGATACCCGCGTTGCACCCCGATCGAAACCTGTTTGTGATTGTCAAGTGCTTTGCAGCCGGCATCATCCTTGCCACGGGGTTCATGCACGTCTTGCCTGATTCTTTTGACATGTTATCATCCAACTGTTTGAAAGAAAACCCGTGGCACAAGTTTCCTTTCTCAGGGTTTGTGGCTATGCTTTCTGCAATTGTGACTTTGATGGTGGATTCTATGGCCACTAGTATTTATAGCAAGAGATGCAGAACTGGAGTTATCCCAGATAATGGGACGGTTGCAGCCGTTGAGGTGGACCAAGAGATGGCTGCAGTGGGTGCTGGGCATGGTCATTTTCATGCTCACAGTCATGACATAGTCAAGGGAGGAAATGAAGACTCACAGCTTCCCCGTTATCGCGTTGTTGCCATG GTATTAGAACTGGGTATCATTGTTCACTCAGTTGTTATTGGGCTCTCTCTTGGAGCATCAAACAACACTTGCACAATTAAAGGTCTTGTAGCTGCCCTTTGCTTCCATCAAATGTTTGAAGGCATGGGTCTTGGTGGTTGCATTCTccag gCTGAGTACAAGTTCATGAAGAAGGCAATCATGGTGTTCTTCTTCTCAACAACAACCCCATTCGGAATTGCAATCGGAATGGCCCTTACAAAATCGTACAAGGAAAATAGTCCAAGGTCGCTAATCACAGTAGGGCTGCTCAATGCATCCTCAGCTGGCCTTCTTATCTACATGGCTCTGGTTGATCTTCTTGCTGCTGACTTCATGGGTCCAAAGTTGCAGCGTAGCATCAAGCTCCAGATCAAATCTTACATGGCGGTCCTTTTGGGTGCAGGTGGCATGTCTGTATTGGCAAAATGGGCTTAA